A stretch of Triticum aestivum cultivar Chinese Spring chromosome 1D, IWGSC CS RefSeq v2.1, whole genome shotgun sequence DNA encodes these proteins:
- the LOC123182785 gene encoding putative receptor protein kinase ZmPK1, producing MARFVSLLLLVPLLRSCAAASAGVGHTLGAGSSLSVEDHERPFLVSPDATFSCGFLPAGDVVDNAFYFSVWFTAATDRTAAWTANPGAPVNGRVSRVSFGDGGKLALADANGTTVWDSKNAGNKHFTVSLLDTGNLRVLDPSTGRAVWQSFDWPTDTLLPSQPLTKDTRLVAGYYSLYYDNDNVLRLLYDGPQIASIYWPDRDIGVFGSGRTNYNSSRIAVLDDTGVFLSSDNLRVEASDVGAAGVKRRLTIEQDGSVRMYSLDAAGGWAVTWAAVKQPCSVHGLCGKNAVCEYQPSLRCSCVPGYEMVDRRDWRKGCNPTFSLPAANCSASSEKRFTFVKVASTDFYGYDVGYNSSVTFEYCKSLCLSMCSCAAFAYKKDGTGQCYPKGVLFNGYTSPTAPGNIYLKVPSDLNAEAPPPSMALDCTLNGSDAAIDPPTYVDTYGALRSGPNLSYLFWFAAVLGFLELLFAATAWWFMSGQESMPSSLEAGYRLVMGTQFRRFTYRELKKVTGDFNEVLGRGGSGVVYRGVLDKTTVVAVKELTNVLQGEEEFWAEMTVFGRINHINLVRIWGFCSEGKHKLLVYEYVENGSLDRHLFGEDNSKALTWRERFKIALGAAKGLAYLHHECLEWVIHCDVKPENILLTRDLDPKIADFGLSKLSGRKAVVDGVQLSQMRGTTGYMAPEWVLGLPIDAKVDVYSYGIVLLEILMGSRITEQRTVDGKERLQMSQIVQALEQVVASGDVVSLVDSRLNGQFNPRQAMEMLKISLSCIMEERSSRPAMDDIFKALIACDDEDEHPAYLL from the coding sequence ATGGCTAGATtcgttagtcttcttcttcttgttccgcTGCTGCGCTCCTGTGCTGCAGCATCGGCGGGAGTAGGACACACGCTGGGCGCCGGGTCCTCCCTGTCCGTGGAGGACCACGAGCGGCCCTTCCTGGTGTCGCCGGACGCCACCTTCTCCTGCGGCTTCCTCCCAGCCGGAGACGTCGTCGACAACGCCTTCTACTTCTCTGTCTGGTTCACCGCGGCCACGGACCGGACCGCCGCCTGGACGGCCAACCCCGGCGCCCCCGTGAACGGCCGGGTCTCCCGTGTATCCTTCGGCGACGGCGGCAAGCTGGCCCTCGCCGACGCCAACGGGACGACCGTGTGGGACAGCAAGAACGCCGGCAACAAGCACTTCACCGTCTCCCTCCTCGACACCGGCAATCTTCGGGTCCTGGACCCGTCCACCGGCCGTGCCGTGTGGCAGAGCTTCGACTGGCCGACGGACACCCTGCTCCCGTCGCAGCCGCTGACCAAGGACACGAGGCTCGTCGCTGGCTACTACTCCCTCTACTACGACAACGACAACGTGCTGCGTCTCTTGTATGACGGCCCGCAGATCGCCAGCATCTACTGGCCTGACCGGGATATAGGCGTGTTCGGGAGCGGCCGGACCAACTACAACAGCTCACGCATCGCCGTCCTCGACGACACCGGCGTGTTCCTCTCCAGCGACAACCTCCGGGTCGAGGCCTCCGACGTGGGCGCCGCCGGCGTCAAGAGGCGGCTAACCATCGAGCAGGACGGAAGCGTGAGGATGTACAGCCTGGACGCCGCCGGAGGATGGGCGGTCACGTGGGCTGCCGTGAAGCAGCCGTGCTCCGTCCACGGGCTGTGCGGCAAGAACGCCGTGTGCGAGTACCAGCCGTCCCTCCGGTGCTCCTGCGTGCCGGGGTACGAGATGGTGGACCGCCGGGACTGGAGGAAGGGCTGCAACCCCACCTTCAGCCTCCCCGCCGCCAACTGCAGCGCGTCGTCGGAAAAGCGGTTCACGTTCGTCAAGGTGGCCTCCACTGACTTCTACGGCTACGACGTCGGGTACAACAGCTCCGTCACGTTCGAATACTGCAAGAGCCTCTGCTTGAGCATGTGCTCCTGCGCCGCCTTCGCCTACAAGAAGGATGGCACGGGCCAGTGCTACCCCAAAGGGGTCCTCTTCAACGGTTACACGTCGCCCACCGCCCCCGGAAACATAtacctcaaggtgcctagcgacctCAACGCCGAGGCACCGCCGCCGTCCATGGCCCTCGACTGCACTCTTAATGGCTCTGATGCGGCCATCGACCCGCCAACATACGTCGACACGTATGGGGCACTAAGAAGCGGCCCGAACTTGTCCTACCTCTTCTGGTTCGCCGCGGTGTTGGGATTTCTCGAGCTACTCTTCGCCGCCACGGCATGGTGGTTCATGTCTGGCCAGGAGAGCATGCCCAGCTCGCTGGAGGCAGGCTACCGGCTCGTCATGGGGACCCAGTTCAGGAGGTTCACGTATCGAGAGCTCAAGAAAGTGACTGGGGACTTCAACGAGGTGCTCGGCCGCGGCGGCTCCGGCGTGGTGTACCGTGGCGTGCTTGACAAGACCACCGTGGTGGCGGTGAAGGAGCTGACAAACGTGCTGCAGGGCGAGGAGGAGTTTTGGGCGGAGATGACGGTGTTCGGGAGGATCAACCATATTAACCTGGTGAGAATCTGGGGGTTCTGCTCCGAGGGCAAGCACAAGTTGCTGGTGTACGAGTACGTGGAGAACGGGTCGCTCGACAGGCACCTGTTCGGCGAGGACAACAGCAAGGCGCTGACATGGAGAGAGCGGTTCAAGATTGCGCTGGGCGCGGCCAAGGGCCTAGCCTACCTCCACCACGAGTGCCTCGAATGGGTCATCCACTGCGACGTCAAGCCGGAGAACATCCTGCTCACTCGAGACCTCGACCCAAAGATCGCCGACTTTGGGTTGTCCAAACTGTCCGGGAGGAAAGCCGTCGTCGACGGCGTGCAACTCTCCCAGATGAGGGGAACGACAGGGTACATGGCACCCGAGTGGGTGTTGGGCCTACCGATCGACGCCAAGGTCGACGTGTACAGCTATGGCATCGTGCTTCTGGAGATCTTGATGGGAAGCAGAATAACAGAACAGAGGACTGTGGACGGCAAGGAGCGGCTACAGATGAGCCAGATCGTGCAGGCACTGGAGCAGGTGGTGGCAAGCGGGGACGTCGTGTCATTGGTGGATAGCAGGTTGAACGGGCAGTTCAACCCGCGACAGGCCATGGAAATGTTGAAGATCTCCTTGTCGTGCATCATGGAGGAGAGGAGCAGCAGGCCGGCTATGGATGACATCTTCAAGGCTCTTATAGCTTGCGATGACGAGGACGAACACCCTGCGTACTTGTTGTGA